In Candidatus Angelobacter sp., a single window of DNA contains:
- a CDS encoding DUF2905 domain-containing protein: MNEPGKILFIIGLMIAAAGLLIWSGFGKGWLGRLPGDIYYTKGNFSFHFPVVTCLLISVVLTFLIWLFRK; encoded by the coding sequence ATGAACGAACCGGGCAAGATATTGTTTATCATCGGCTTGATGATTGCCGCTGCCGGCCTGCTGATCTGGTCCGGTTTTGGAAAGGGATGGCTCGGGAGATTGCCGGGGGACATCTATTATACGAAAGGCAACTTCAGCTTTCATTTTCCGGTCGTCACTTGCCTGCTGATCAGTGTCGTCCTGACTTTCCTGATTTGGTTGTTCCGAAAGTAG
- a CDS encoding outer membrane beta-barrel protein translates to MKFNKWTLGLAAGGVVSLASAAQADEAKPMSQVQTAVSATTLSGYVDTSIIWKPGTGDANLPGRAFDGVGKLDGFNLNVVELNLEKPLSEDQWAAGYKVSLLAGPDANNFNTSPGGLTFGGSSDFSVKEAYVALRMPVGNGLDWKIGSFNTIIGYESFESYLNPNYSRSFGWQLEPTQHTGVLATYKASDAVSLSAGMANTWNAGINARATRATGPATESEKTYMASVSITAPDSWGFLKGSAWYAGIIDGLAGAQKDTTSAYIGGSLNTPVEGLSVGAAFDYRWDGPNTIVTAPASTWAYAIAGYASFQASEKWKFNARLDYTEGTDGTFYNRGGGGANLQNRLGAATITADYALWANVVSRAELRWDHSMSGDKPYGGTTVPNQRNAVTLALNLIYKF, encoded by the coding sequence ATGAAGTTTAATAAATGGACATTGGGCTTGGCCGCCGGCGGGGTGGTCAGTCTTGCGTCGGCAGCACAGGCGGATGAAGCAAAGCCGATGAGCCAGGTGCAGACCGCAGTGTCGGCCACCACCCTTAGCGGGTACGTGGATACATCCATCATCTGGAAGCCGGGAACCGGGGACGCCAATCTGCCCGGCCGCGCTTTCGATGGAGTTGGCAAGCTGGACGGTTTCAACCTGAACGTGGTTGAACTCAACTTGGAAAAGCCGCTGTCAGAAGATCAGTGGGCGGCCGGATACAAGGTCAGTTTGTTGGCCGGACCAGATGCCAACAATTTTAATACCTCGCCAGGTGGTCTGACCTTCGGCGGAAGTAGTGACTTCAGTGTGAAGGAAGCCTATGTCGCCCTTCGGATGCCCGTAGGCAATGGCCTCGACTGGAAAATCGGCAGCTTCAACACGATCATCGGTTACGAATCCTTCGAGAGCTACCTGAACCCGAACTACAGCCGTTCCTTCGGCTGGCAGTTGGAACCGACCCAACACACCGGCGTGCTCGCCACCTACAAGGCGTCGGATGCCGTCAGCCTCTCTGCCGGTATGGCCAACACGTGGAACGCGGGCATCAATGCTCGCGCGACTCGCGCCACCGGCCCTGCTACCGAATCCGAAAAGACTTACATGGCGTCCGTGTCAATCACCGCCCCGGATAGCTGGGGATTTCTAAAAGGGTCAGCCTGGTATGCGGGTATCATTGACGGCTTGGCAGGAGCGCAGAAAGATACAACCAGTGCCTACATCGGGGGCAGCTTGAACACCCCGGTCGAAGGGCTCTCCGTGGGTGCTGCGTTTGACTACCGCTGGGACGGTCCGAATACAATCGTAACAGCGCCGGCAAGCACATGGGCCTATGCAATCGCCGGGTATGCATCCTTCCAGGCCAGCGAAAAGTGGAAGTTCAATGCGCGCCTCGATTACACTGAAGGTACCGATGGCACGTTCTATAACCGTGGCGGAGGCGGAGCCAACCTGCAAAACCGACTTGGTGCCGCAACCATCACTGCCGACTATGCCCTTTGGGCGAACGTTGTCAGTCGGGCCGAGCTTCGCTGGGATCACAGCATGAGCGGCGACAAGCCTTACGGCGGGACGACCGTTCCTAATCAGCGCAACGCCGTTACGCTGGCGTTGAACCTGATCTACAAGTTCTAA